The Leptolyngbya sp. CCY15150 genome contains a region encoding:
- a CDS encoding amino acid permease, with protein sequence MKLPFGQSPKPDSSLPPDPSSKEPQGLGAFGGVFTPSILTILGVIMYLRFGWVVGNVGLLGTLIIVTLSTSITFLTALSVCAIATDRVVRVGGAYYMISRSLGIETGGAVGIPLYFAQAFSVALYTLGFAESLSAVFPWLNQIVVALLTTLAVAILALTSAELAIRAQYFIMGAIALSLISLIFGPSLPNIEPQLWAVPETTQSFWAVFAVFFPAVTGIMAGVNMSGDLKNPTQALPSGTLAAVGVGYVIYMVLPLLLAYRADTANLIDEPLIMQQLSFWSPAILLGVWGATLSSAIGSIMGAPRVLQALARDGVLPRALKILGTGSGRQDEPRIGTAVTLFVSAAAVCIGDLNLIAPVLTMFFLTTYLVLNISAGIEGFLQSPSYRPTFRVPWFLSLLGAVGCLSVMFLINAVATVVAAAIALSIFFWLQRRELEATWGDARRGMWMALLRTGILQLDHTDDPKNWRPHILALSGSPSRRWSLVELADALTHNRGLVTISSVLPSGSRDVGQQATMEATIRDYLERRGIRALVRLTTASDPFEGAVQLIETYGIGPLVPNTIVLGDSENPSRRASYCNLIAQTHKGNRNVIILRENKDGFGRRQRIDVWWGGMQANGGLMLLLADLLSRTIAWRNVDICLKLMVQDDTAAKSAQQNIRRLVQDMRISALSEILVANGRSFDEVLHESSALADLIFLGIASPDAVADYPEYYANLQQRTANLPTTVFVLASGKFAFTEVLSEG encoded by the coding sequence ATGAAGCTACCCTTTGGCCAGTCTCCCAAACCCGACTCTAGTCTGCCACCCGATCCTTCATCGAAGGAACCCCAAGGGCTAGGAGCCTTTGGCGGCGTGTTTACCCCCTCAATTTTGACCATTTTGGGGGTAATTATGTACCTCCGATTTGGCTGGGTGGTAGGCAATGTAGGGCTGCTCGGCACCCTGATTATTGTGACGCTCTCTACCTCCATCACGTTTTTGACCGCCCTGTCCGTCTGTGCGATCGCCACTGACAGAGTCGTTCGCGTGGGTGGAGCCTACTATATGATTAGTCGTTCCCTAGGCATTGAAACAGGAGGAGCAGTAGGCATCCCCCTATACTTTGCCCAAGCCTTCTCCGTGGCGCTCTACACCCTGGGCTTTGCTGAAAGCCTCTCAGCAGTGTTTCCGTGGCTCAATCAGATTGTGGTTGCGTTGCTAACCACCCTCGCCGTTGCCATCTTGGCCCTCACCTCCGCCGAGCTAGCCATTCGAGCGCAGTACTTCATCATGGGGGCGATCGCCCTATCGTTGATCTCTCTAATCTTTGGGCCATCGCTGCCTAACATAGAACCGCAACTTTGGGCCGTTCCTGAAACGACCCAGAGTTTCTGGGCTGTGTTTGCCGTATTTTTTCCAGCAGTGACCGGCATTATGGCTGGCGTTAATATGTCTGGGGACTTAAAGAATCCTACCCAAGCCTTGCCTAGCGGCACTCTAGCCGCCGTGGGCGTAGGGTACGTCATTTATATGGTATTGCCGCTGCTGCTTGCCTATCGAGCCGATACCGCCAACCTGATCGATGAACCGTTGATCATGCAGCAGCTCTCCTTTTGGAGCCCTGCCATTTTGTTAGGTGTCTGGGGAGCAACCTTATCCAGCGCCATTGGCAGCATTATGGGAGCCCCCCGTGTCCTGCAAGCCCTAGCGCGGGACGGCGTCCTGCCGCGCGCCCTGAAAATTCTGGGTACGGGTAGCGGTCGTCAAGATGAGCCCCGCATTGGTACAGCGGTGACGTTATTTGTCTCCGCAGCAGCCGTTTGCATTGGCGATCTTAACCTGATCGCCCCTGTGCTCACGATGTTTTTCCTCACAACTTACCTGGTCCTCAACATCTCCGCTGGCATTGAAGGCTTCCTGCAAAGCCCTTCCTATCGTCCTACCTTCCGTGTTCCCTGGTTCCTGTCGCTCCTTGGAGCGGTGGGCTGTTTGTCGGTCATGTTTTTAATTAATGCCGTTGCCACGGTCGTTGCGGCAGCGATCGCCCTCAGCATTTTCTTTTGGCTGCAGCGGCGGGAGCTGGAAGCCACCTGGGGAGATGCTCGCCGGGGTATGTGGATGGCGCTCCTGCGGACGGGCATTTTGCAGCTCGATCACACTGATGATCCTAAGAACTGGCGGCCCCACATTCTCGCCCTTTCCGGCTCCCCGTCTCGCCGCTGGTCGTTGGTCGAGCTAGCCGATGCCCTTACCCACAATCGAGGCCTCGTGACCATATCGAGTGTCTTACCCAGCGGTTCCCGCGACGTGGGGCAGCAGGCGACCATGGAAGCCACCATCCGCGACTACCTAGAGCGGCGGGGCATCCGCGCCTTAGTGCGCCTCACCACAGCCTCAGATCCCTTTGAGGGTGCCGTTCAACTGATTGAAACCTATGGCATTGGCCCCCTTGTACCCAATACCATTGTGCTTGGAGACAGCGAAAACCCGTCACGACGGGCCAGCTACTGTAATCTCATTGCCCAGACCCACAAGGGCAATCGCAACGTTATTATTCTGCGAGAAAATAAAGATGGGTTTGGCCGCCGTCAGCGCATTGATGTGTGGTGGGGAGGGATGCAGGCTAACGGTGGGTTGATGCTGCTGCTGGCTGACCTGCTGAGTAGGACGATCGCGTGGCGCAATGTAGACATTTGCCTGAAGTTGATGGTGCAGGATGATACAGCAGCGAAGTCTGCCCAGCAGAATATCCGCAGGCTTGTGCAAGATATGCGGATTTCGGCTCTATCAGAGATCCTGGTCGCCAATGGTCGTTCTTTCGACGAGGTGCTTCACGAGTCATCAGCTTTAGCCGACCTGATTTTTCTAGGCATAGCATCTCCTGATGCCGTTGCTGACTATCCAGAGTACTATGCCAACTTACAGCAGCGCACGGCTAATCTGCCCACTACAGTATTTGTCTTAGCTTCAGGCAAGTTTGCCTTTACTGAAGTACTCAGCGAAGGCTAG
- a CDS encoding tocopherol cyclase family protein translates to MVRSFLYFPHSLSTPHSGYHWDGSDRRFFEGWYYRVTLPEVQQTFAFMYSIEDPAGGQRHSGGVAQVLGPNDGYLCRTFPDVSQFWAWPHALGLGHWRSHPQHPPRPSLLESDHFHRTIQEGYQGTATEHQGKLSDPVMGTCTWHYQIQPIYGWGNVDQPQQSTAGWLSQLQIFEPGWQILMAHGLASGWIDWQGDRYSFQDAPAYAEKNWGGAFPEKWFWLNCNTFEDEPDLALTAGGGRRSILGWMESVAMIGIHHGGIFYEFVPWNAQVTWEIQPWGSWRMTATRDRFRVELHGKSDRPGTVLRAPTLDGMIPVCRDTMHGWIDLRLWEGDRLMVQATSHQGGLEVGGGPWDQVWRSHP, encoded by the coding sequence ATGGTAAGGTCTTTCCTCTATTTTCCCCATTCTTTGTCCACTCCTCACAGTGGTTACCACTGGGATGGCAGCGATCGCCGTTTTTTTGAAGGTTGGTACTACCGCGTCACCCTGCCGGAGGTGCAGCAAACCTTCGCGTTCATGTATTCCATCGAAGATCCAGCAGGCGGTCAGCGCCATAGCGGCGGCGTCGCCCAGGTGCTTGGCCCCAACGATGGCTACCTCTGCCGCACCTTCCCCGATGTTTCCCAATTTTGGGCCTGGCCCCATGCCCTCGGGTTAGGTCATTGGCGATCGCATCCCCAGCACCCACCCCGCCCAAGTCTCCTAGAATCCGATCACTTCCATCGCACCATTCAAGAAGGTTACCAAGGCACCGCCACAGAGCACCAAGGCAAGCTCAGCGATCCAGTCATGGGTACCTGCACCTGGCACTACCAGATTCAGCCCATCTACGGCTGGGGCAATGTCGATCAACCCCAGCAATCTACGGCCGGCTGGCTCTCCCAACTGCAAATTTTTGAACCCGGTTGGCAAATCCTCATGGCCCATGGTCTGGCCAGTGGCTGGATTGATTGGCAGGGCGATCGCTACTCTTTCCAAGATGCCCCCGCCTATGCCGAAAAAAATTGGGGCGGTGCATTTCCAGAGAAATGGTTTTGGCTGAACTGCAACACCTTTGAGGATGAACCCGATCTGGCCCTCACGGCTGGCGGTGGACGGCGGAGCATCCTCGGCTGGATGGAATCCGTGGCGATGATTGGCATTCACCATGGCGGCATCTTTTACGAATTTGTGCCCTGGAATGCGCAGGTCACCTGGGAGATCCAGCCCTGGGGAAGCTGGCGCATGACCGCCACCCGCGATCGCTTCCGGGTGGAACTCCACGGCAAGAGCGATCGCCCCGGCACCGTCCTCCGTGCCCCCACCCTCGATGGCATGATTCCCGTCTGTCGCGATACAATGCATGGCTGGATAGACCTACGCCTATGGGAGGGCGATCGCTTGATGGTGCAAGCCACGAGTCACCAGGGCGGTCTAGAAGTGGGGGGTGGGCCCTGGGATCAGGTGTGGCGATCGCATCCTTAG
- a CDS encoding J domain-containing protein: protein MTTQPLASQVQAEITRLSQLHNVEPNVFQEFALLVLASTTSPKKATKSKPKAKKIKALTLPQLKAAVLGYFEAKDAKAMQRSGTYKMATDGMESLNFSYKASWEVLYRKFIGVLPNERDQEGYGCINGINIFEYSRPWDTFGLNPKSATTDDIKQSYRSLSKIYHPDTPETGDAKIFDRLNTLYRSICAEA from the coding sequence ATGACAACTCAGCCCCTAGCATCTCAGGTTCAAGCTGAGATTACCCGTCTATCGCAACTTCATAATGTTGAACCTAATGTTTTCCAAGAGTTTGCCCTTCTAGTTCTTGCCTCAACAACATCGCCGAAGAAAGCTACTAAATCTAAACCTAAAGCTAAGAAAATCAAAGCTCTTACCTTGCCACAGCTTAAAGCGGCTGTCCTGGGTTATTTCGAGGCTAAGGATGCCAAGGCTATGCAGCGATCGGGAACCTATAAAATGGCAACCGATGGCATGGAATCCCTGAATTTTTCTTATAAAGCATCCTGGGAAGTCCTATACCGTAAATTTATTGGTGTCTTGCCCAATGAACGAGATCAGGAAGGATACGGATGTATTAACGGTATCAATATCTTTGAATATTCCAGACCTTGGGATACCTTTGGACTAAATCCAAAATCTGCAACCACAGATGATATTAAGCAATCCTATCGATCGTTGAGCAAGATTTATCATCCTGATACTCCAGAAACTGGCGATGCTAAAATATTCGATCGCCTAAACACATTGTATAGAAGTATTTGTGCAGAGGCGTAG
- a CDS encoding HNH endonuclease codes for MQRANSIDEVVFEENDTQIFNIPDTKTKLSTLQNYFFPRLEILLRHTLDIVAQVYKVNPYERMTFVYCPSHRDKAKENQDFGIVHIGVAAKRGKKPLEIIKRNGQPFFFHPTYLTFKVLPNGTIHAELLPFRQGVDDAYVEKISAIIRKHSNRLLPLLSLAHISHRTYNRSSEFLPLYQAISPAEIGSDGIRLVSPKYYFPVNSDRGFYELTVAFTLLYALAESFICIGEGQEPKLRTRLRQFRRWYVRIGNDEKNVEEKQESLEFLELSELNSYSFVRAGKWWAVLARDKWKCLSCGRSAREDGVSLEVDHIIPRSKGGSDEMTNLQTLCKKCNIGKSNKDSTRL; via the coding sequence GTGCAACGTGCTAACAGCATTGATGAAGTGGTTTTTGAGGAAAACGATACCCAAATCTTCAATATTCCTGATACCAAAACTAAACTGTCAACCCTACAAAACTATTTTTTCCCTCGATTGGAAATTTTGCTACGTCATACCCTTGATATTGTGGCACAAGTATATAAAGTGAATCCATACGAAAGAATGACCTTTGTCTACTGCCCAAGTCATAGAGATAAAGCGAAGGAGAATCAAGACTTCGGAATAGTTCACATTGGAGTCGCTGCAAAACGAGGTAAGAAACCACTTGAAATTATCAAGAGAAATGGACAGCCTTTTTTCTTTCATCCAACTTATCTGACGTTCAAAGTGCTACCTAACGGAACAATTCACGCTGAGTTGCTACCGTTCCGACAAGGAGTTGATGATGCTTATGTAGAAAAGATTTCAGCCATTATTAGAAAGCATAGCAATAGGTTGCTACCTTTGTTGTCGTTAGCTCACATTTCCCATAGAACTTATAATCGTTCTTCTGAATTTTTACCTTTATATCAAGCAATATCACCTGCGGAAATTGGGAGTGACGGCATCAGGCTTGTATCACCCAAATACTACTTTCCTGTGAATTCAGATCGTGGCTTCTATGAATTAACGGTTGCGTTCACACTCCTATATGCATTAGCAGAATCATTTATTTGTATCGGCGAAGGGCAAGAGCCTAAGCTTAGGACAAGACTTCGACAGTTTAGGAGATGGTATGTCCGCATTGGCAATGATGAGAAAAACGTAGAAGAAAAGCAAGAGAGTCTGGAATTTTTAGAACTATCTGAGCTTAATAGTTATTCTTTTGTGAGAGCAGGTAAATGGTGGGCAGTACTGGCTAGAGATAAATGGAAATGTCTTAGCTGTGGTAGATCGGCACGAGAAGACGGAGTTTCATTGGAAGTTGATCACATCATTCCTCGGTCAAAAGGTGGTTCTGATGAAATGACTAATCTACAGACTCTTTGCAAGAAATGTAACATTGGCAAAAGCAATAAGGACAGTACGAGGTTATGA